Below is a window of Tolypothrix bouteillei VB521301 DNA.
CTCGCAAGCAAATGAGTGTAAATCTTGGATAAGATATATTAATGAACTGTTGATATATTCTCCAAAATATGTTCTTCTGCACACTAGAGGCATCCTAGTTGCGTCTGAAAGACTGAAGAGGAGACTGTTGAGTTGAGGAAAAAACTTGTCTAAACAAGATCTAATTGAAATGGAAGGTACGGTTACCGAGTCCCTTCCCAACGCCATGTTCCGTGTAGACCTTGATAATGGATTTAACGTTCTTGCCCACATTTCTGGCAAGATCCGTCGTAACTATATCAAAATTCTACCTGGAGATCGCGTCAAAGTGGAACTGACACCCTACGACTTGACAAAGGGTAGAATCACTTATCGACTTCGGAAGAAGTAGACCGAACAAACAATTTTTGCTCTTGGATAATTTCAGTTACTTTATCGCTTAAGATGCAATTTTTGTTACACAACTGCGACGGTTACCCTACTGAGGTGACAGTTTTTGGGATAATCTA
It encodes the following:
- the infA gene encoding translation initiation factor IF-1; the encoded protein is MSKQDLIEMEGTVTESLPNAMFRVDLDNGFNVLAHISGKIRRNYIKILPGDRVKVELTPYDLTKGRITYRLRKK